In Oscillatoria sp. FACHB-1407, one DNA window encodes the following:
- a CDS encoding DUF1517 domain-containing protein, producing MYKKLFAFIKPLVKPFLVFALVVTLVLGQAGGALAAGRSGGRIGGGNFRAPSRTYAPPSRTYTPPGGGYYPGGGFGFPFIVPVFGIGGGFGGLFSILLFISIASFLVRSFRRTGEVDGYSDSYGSGYGTQTVSIAQLQVGLLAGARSLQADLNRLASTANTGSSEGLTQVLQETTLSLLRHPEYWVYAGSASQQTSLPAAEGMFNRLALTERSKFTSESVSNVNNQLRQAATSGELPAAGGELATPDAPGEYIIATILVATQGKLQLPAVNSTEDVRRALSQIGAIPSDQLLAVEVLWSPQAEGDVLTSDDVISEYPNLKVV from the coding sequence ATGTACAAAAAACTGTTTGCATTTATTAAGCCCCTGGTGAAGCCGTTCCTGGTCTTTGCCCTCGTAGTAACGCTTGTCTTGGGTCAAGCGGGCGGTGCCCTGGCGGCAGGACGCAGTGGTGGTCGAATTGGTGGTGGCAACTTTAGAGCACCCAGCCGCACCTATGCTCCACCCAGCCGTACCTACACTCCTCCCGGAGGTGGCTACTATCCGGGTGGTGGCTTTGGCTTCCCCTTCATCGTCCCAGTGTTTGGCATTGGTGGCGGTTTTGGAGGTCTGTTTTCAATTCTGTTGTTTATCTCGATCGCCAGCTTTTTAGTCAGAAGCTTCCGTCGCACGGGTGAAGTGGATGGGTATAGTGACAGCTATGGTAGCGGCTACGGCACCCAAACCGTCTCGATCGCCCAGCTACAAGTGGGTTTATTGGCAGGGGCGCGATCGCTCCAGGCTGACTTGAACCGCTTGGCATCTACTGCAAATACGGGTTCATCTGAAGGGTTAACCCAGGTGTTACAGGAAACGACGCTCTCATTGCTGCGTCACCCTGAGTATTGGGTGTATGCGGGGTCTGCTTCTCAGCAAACCAGCTTGCCTGCGGCAGAGGGCATGTTTAATCGGTTGGCGTTAACCGAACGCAGCAAGTTCACCAGTGAAAGCGTTTCTAATGTCAACAACCAACTGAGACAGGCGGCTACGAGTGGCGAATTGCCTGCGGCAGGTGGTGAGTTAGCCACTCCGGATGCTCCAGGTGAATACATCATTGCCACAATCCTGGTTGCCACACAGGGCAAGTTACAACTGCCTGCGGTAAATAGCACCGAAGATGTGCGTCGGGCGTTATCGCAAATTGGTGCGATTCCTAGTGACCAGTTGTTAGCCGTTGAGGTGTTGTGGAGTCCTCAAGCGGAAGGCGATGTGCTCACGTCGGACGATGTGATTAGCGAATATCCCAATCTGAAGGTCGTCTAA
- the thiS gene encoding sulfur carrier protein ThiS codes for MSSGLNSVNDITIQVNGETRQCSSGKSLPQLLEQLGMNPRLVAVEYNGEILHRQFWDTTEVKEGDRLEIVTIVGGG; via the coding sequence ATGTCTAGTGGATTGAATTCAGTGAACGACATCACGATCCAGGTCAACGGTGAAACCCGTCAGTGCTCCTCTGGTAAGTCCTTGCCGCAGCTTTTAGAGCAGTTGGGCATGAACCCGCGACTGGTTGCCGTGGAATATAACGGTGAGATCCTGCATCGGCAATTTTGGGACACAACGGAAGTGAAGGAAGGCGATCGCCTGGAGATTGTCACCATCGTGGGTGGTGGATGA
- a CDS encoding thiamine phosphate synthase has protein sequence MGELNSHNNPIEHAVYRILDANLDRAREGLRIIEEWCRFGLNHADFTAECKHLRQELAHWHKAEIRAARDTPGDPGTELSHPNEEQRANLQQVLQANFCRVQEALRVLEEYGKLYSPEMGTACKQMRYRVYTLESNLIGSQRHHKLARSPLYLVTSPQENLFSVVEAALRGGLTLVQYRDKSTDDTVRLQNAEKLKQICHRYDALFIMNDRVDLALAVDADGVHLGQQDVPIAFARQVLGSHRIIGRSTTNPDEMHRAIQERADYIGVGPVYETPTKAGKAAAGHDYIRHAVAHSPIPWFAIGGIDANNINDVVASGADRVAVVRAIMHAEDPTLVTQFLLSQVTRAQRDRHHV, from the coding sequence ATGGGCGAACTAAATAGCCATAACAATCCAATTGAACACGCCGTCTATCGAATTTTGGATGCAAACTTAGACCGTGCTCGTGAAGGGCTGCGAATTATTGAAGAGTGGTGTCGGTTTGGCTTAAATCATGCTGATTTTACAGCAGAGTGCAAACACCTGCGACAGGAGTTAGCCCACTGGCATAAGGCTGAGATTCGGGCGGCACGAGATACGCCCGGTGATCCAGGGACAGAGTTGAGCCACCCCAACGAGGAACAACGCGCCAACCTGCAACAGGTGTTGCAAGCCAATTTCTGTCGCGTGCAAGAAGCTTTGCGGGTTCTAGAAGAATACGGCAAGCTCTATTCCCCGGAAATGGGAACGGCTTGTAAGCAGATGCGCTACCGCGTCTATACCTTGGAAAGTAACTTGATTGGTTCTCAACGCCATCACAAACTGGCGCGATCGCCCCTCTATCTCGTCACGTCTCCGCAAGAAAATCTCTTTTCTGTCGTAGAAGCGGCTCTCCGGGGTGGGCTAACCCTGGTGCAATATCGCGACAAATCGACGGACGATACGGTTCGTCTACAAAACGCTGAGAAATTAAAACAGATCTGCCACCGCTACGATGCCCTTTTCATCATGAACGATCGCGTCGATCTGGCACTAGCTGTCGATGCTGATGGCGTGCATCTGGGGCAACAGGATGTGCCGATCGCCTTTGCCCGTCAGGTGTTGGGTTCTCACCGCATTATCGGTCGCTCGACCACGAACCCGGATGAGATGCATCGCGCCATTCAAGAGAGAGCCGACTACATCGGTGTGGGCCCGGTCTACGAAACGCCCACCAAAGCCGGAAAAGCGGCGGCAGGACATGACTATATTCGTCATGCGGTCGCTCACTCCCCGATTCCCTGGTTTGCCATTGGCGGCATTGATGCCAACAATATAAATGATGTGGTAGCGTCGGGTGCCGATCGCGTTGCTGTGGTACGTGCCATTATGCACGCCGAAGATCCCACCCTCGTCACTCAATTCTTGTTGTCTCAAGTTACTCGCGCTCAACGCGATCGCCATCATGTCTAG
- a CDS encoding aspartate/glutamate racemase family protein: MRLKVINPNTSAAMTSSIGRIAATHAAPGTEIVATCPAHGPESIESYYDEYLAIPHVLAEVEKDEAEFDGFVLACWGDPGVDAVREVTLKPVVGIAEASMYAANAIAPRWSVVTTLQRSHHMVEAIVKKTGLSDRCASIRCVDLPVLDCESDPEAIVEGLAKMGHLALTLDGAEAIILGCAGMGGLDRQLTQRLGVPCIDAVAAGVRFAEMLVGMKLQTSKWLTYRYPEPKSRM, encoded by the coding sequence ATGCGATTAAAGGTCATCAATCCGAATACTAGTGCTGCAATGACCAGTTCGATTGGGCGCATTGCCGCTACTCACGCTGCACCGGGCACCGAAATAGTAGCAACCTGCCCTGCCCACGGTCCGGAATCGATCGAGAGCTATTACGACGAATATCTGGCAATTCCCCATGTGCTGGCGGAGGTGGAAAAGGACGAAGCAGAGTTTGACGGCTTTGTATTGGCGTGCTGGGGTGATCCGGGGGTGGATGCGGTGCGAGAGGTGACGCTGAAGCCTGTGGTTGGGATTGCCGAAGCCTCTATGTATGCGGCAAATGCGATCGCCCCTCGATGGTCGGTGGTAACCACGTTACAGCGCAGTCACCATATGGTTGAGGCAATCGTTAAGAAGACAGGCTTGAGCGATCGCTGTGCTTCGATTCGCTGTGTGGATCTACCTGTGTTGGATTGTGAGTCAGACCCAGAGGCGATCGTCGAAGGATTAGCCAAAATGGGACATCTGGCTCTAACACTCGATGGCGCGGAAGCCATTATTCTGGGCTGTGCGGGGATGGGTGGATTAGATCGACAATTGACTCAGCGTTTAGGAGTGCCTTGTATTGATGCGGTCGCTGCCGGAGTGAGATTTGCTGAGATGCTGGTAGGCATGAAACTACAAACGAGTAAGTGGCTCACGTATCGTTACCCAGAACCGAAATCGCGAATGTAA
- a CDS encoding FHA domain-containing protein: protein MFNFTTSSVSGHNPLSFLERNPTLTDALLADCNYNRDEVIAVAQRILDCPQRCQLTASYIQIVVTAQTTFLVTNLNSDQKNCLVESNSTWLIGRDATCAITIPDSSVSRCHAVVGYHPIDGVYIADVGSSNGTFVNRRRLIHRERRTLQDGDLLQLGELKIEFFLTTRKLRKPVTYEPTYS from the coding sequence ATGTTCAACTTCACAACTTCCAGTGTTTCTGGTCACAATCCTCTGAGTTTTTTAGAGCGAAACCCAACCTTAACAGATGCTTTATTGGCAGATTGTAACTACAACCGAGATGAAGTCATTGCTGTTGCTCAACGTATTTTAGACTGCCCTCAACGCTGTCAATTGACTGCATCCTATATTCAAATTGTGGTGACAGCCCAAACCACATTTTTAGTGACCAATCTCAATTCTGACCAGAAAAATTGTTTAGTAGAAAGTAATTCGACCTGGTTGATTGGAAGGGATGCGACCTGTGCCATCACTATTCCCGATAGTTCTGTATCGCGTTGCCATGCTGTAGTGGGCTATCATCCCATCGATGGTGTGTATATTGCAGATGTGGGCAGTAGCAATGGAACATTTGTCAATCGTCGTCGCCTTATTCACCGGGAACGCCGCACCCTTCAAGATGGGGATTTGCTGCAACTGGGAGAATTGAAGATTGAATTTTTCTTGACGACCCGCAAACTCCGCAAACCTGTTACCTATGAGCCGACCTATTCATAA